Genomic window (Culex pipiens pallens isolate TS chromosome 3, TS_CPP_V2, whole genome shotgun sequence):
ttttttttcaatttgagtattgttttcattttttaaaatcgtaAAAAGCTTTTCGAATTTTTCTTTCAGAATTCCACCCTGTGaaaggaaccttaaatttaaagtaagttactaaagcagaatttagtgaatttaatttaaaaaatatacaaaatataacataattattcaagagttaaaaaataattttcaaacaagtatgcttagaattctcgacttttcccgacttttcgacaaaaaatcatgaattcccgactttttcccgttttttggcggattttggcgaattcccgactttcccgatttcccgacttgagtggccaccctgattttcaatagtttcacgacggaatggAACAAATAGATTTTTTCTCCATTAGGCCACTGCAAATTGTTGCAAGTTTTTGTCCTCCCACTTTAATTTGCAATTAATGTttgtttctaaaaaataatattagatatcaaaaattttaaacctaaaattcaataataaatagacttttggcaaaaaattagttcgtttaggatttttttctcatttgctTTTATGTTTCTAAATTGCTACGATATTTTAtccatgaaaattttaatctttaaagctgtaaaactttttttttttgctaattttaaaCAAGGACAGACATTACTAAACTCTTAATCAGACATTGAGACATTTCCAACTGAATTTCAAGTGAATTCGTCAGTTTTGAAGAACGTTTATCTTTATTTAATATATAAGCCGAACatagtttcaaaaataccaatttattgaatttatgtGCGGCCTTTTCAACAGAAATATGAAAAAGATCCAATcctcgggttagttttcaaaagaacgcaaacttaaaaagttttgataATATTAAAATCTATTTATTAAACAATCTGTTATATCAGTGCTTGAAATTGACTTtgtaaaagaaaacatttttttgaatagctaaaaaaatattaaacctAGGATACAACTTCAGTTGAAActtcttttcaaaaatgctttgagCTAAAATACAGTCGAATACAATAGCCaggcaaataaaataaaaatcagatttCCTGCgtaatttacaaaaacaaattaaacaattatATTTACACAATTAAACAAGGAAATTCGGATGTAATACTGTTAAAATTGAAAGGCAAAAAATTGAGAATCTTCAGataagttttcaaaaggtcctaagcGATTATAATTAGGATTATCGATGTTTTCTTCTAGTTTTTCTTCTCTCCCGATCTGTGGTCTCTGACCGTTTAGATCTGTCAAAAATATATACTTTGCTTTTCTTTTTTAGTCACACTTTACCGCTTTTTTATGTgcctaaacttaaaaaaaatcattatgcaATACATTTTAGTTGCAAAAAGATTAAACTTTCACAACGGTAtgaagcgcaaaaaaaaaattctgaaaagttgaacttttcgaaaTGTCGTCAAAGGACTTGACAATATGTAGCAAGCAAATATTTCCATAATCAATttataaaatgaattgaaaaaatccatTAACTCAAGAAtctaataaacaaaaattaccttgTAAAACTATATAAAATATGCTACTTCAGCTAAAAGCCCGTCACAAACACCCAACTTTGCCAACTGCCCTCCTCGCATCTCTGTGTTGGTAAACAGCTCCACCAACAACAATAACAGATCCAGCCTTCGCTCGCCCATCgttgccgtcgtcgtcgtcgtagtgaaaccaaaacaaacaccaCTTTGACACATCACGCGGGGCCCCACTTTTGACACACCAACACATATGAAAGGGTACAAAAATACGACATTTTTGggctttttttaatatgaaatttaaacataattttttttcgaattctttCTTGTTTGGTTTTTCATGGAAAATGtttaatgattaaattttagatgaattatttaatttttcaaggaTGCTTCACTCACTAGAAAAggtgtgaattgattatttttcagAGTGAGTGAGCTCTCTGTGTGTCGCTTGGAAGGAAGCGAATgcgaaaaaacgaaaacaaaaattattgctCTTATTTACATATAGCTTTTCTCGAAGATTTCGATGTGTTATATAGATGAGAGAGTTTTTCATCTCGTGGAGTGTGGGATGCTGCAATTTTTAAGGCCATGACCTGTCCGTCCGTGAAATTTCACCAGCTTTTCTTGGGCTGTTTAGCATAAGATCAAGTCAGGCCAAGTCAATGCACGTTAAAAATAATCTACTCAAAGTcccttgaaattcttgaaatatctTGAGGCCCCAGAACGAGGTACTAACCTTAAAGAATTCCGCGATTCTGGCACACAAACACATACAACCCGATGACAACTGGCAGCGCAATCCGGGAACCGTCTGGAAGGTGTCTCCGATGTGTCGTGCTCTCCTTCGGGATCCGCCTCAGATCCGCctaccccagaaaaaaaaaacactcccaGAAGAGATCCACTTTCCACTATTTTTGGAACCACTTTCTTCCTTTTCACTCTTGCGCTTCTCTTCCCTCTCTTAATGACACATTGGCCGTGGCCTGGGTCGCTGCCAGACACCTTCTTGTTGGCTTTCCCCTTGCCCTCTTCAAAACTTTCGGGCACCTTTTTCAAACCTTCCGGAATCTCTCCGGGCAATCCACCGCCAAACACCTGTTTCCGGAAACGCACTTCCTGCTGCCAAACCCAACTCGCGTTCCAGGTTCACTCGGGGTGACACTCCCGCGTTCCGTCACCTGCCCCAGCACGCCCCTCCGAGCTCCCACAAGCTGGAGAGAGGTTCcaccttaaaaaaaacggagactcactttttttttgcacaatctgCTCCGATTTCTACCGGATCACCGCCGCGCCCGGGAACCACTCGCGACGCAACCTCCGCGGACACCACCGGAACCGGGTTTCGCACCGTATTAATCCGACTTTTTCCAGGTTCTTGAGCGCGACACGACACGAGAAAtcacttcttttttttcgggggtCTCTCGCACTTTACTACTATAGCACGACGGTGGCTTGACTTGACTCGATGACGACGGGGACGACGACACTGTGTGTGTATCGTAAAAATTTTTATCGACCAGTGCTGCCAGCCCTCAGATCTTGTGTGTTGTTTTGATGGCACCAACACTGGCGCAGGGCGGCTGTGTTTACACGCGCGCCGTGGGGTTTGTATTGGTGTCAGCGGGGAAGCGGTTCAACCGCGGTTCGTCGATGAAGCGCTTTGAATCGATGAAGCGAACTTTTCGAAAGATTCTGGATATTCTGGATTTTTCTACGAGTCCAGTTTCGGATTCCAGTTGGATTGACGATTTTGTACTGGTTTGACGTTTGATGAGGGTGCCAAAAGTGAGGTTATGCCACTGCTTGCTTACGTCAATGGCGGAACTCTTCCGGTCACTTTTGTGgatcatttttctttttaaattctcgTTTCTATCAGCTTCTTGTCCAAGGATTCGTGACCTCGTTGTCACTTGGCACCAGCTTAACGTCACGTTACAGATTTCTTTCCATCAACGTAAGGGTTGCACGTTTTACTGGAGAGTTGGGCCTCTAGGACCGGGACTGTTCAGGTTGAAGGCATTATTGAGAATGATCCTAACATAACATTTCTGACTCGTCCCTGGTTAAGTCGAATTCGCTGAGATGCATCAACctgcaaataaaagaaaaaaagacaaaaaataaagttgaaagtCGAAGCAGATTGTCAACATTCTTGGTCGCTCTAACAATGTATATGAACCGGTTCGGAAAGTGGAACGCAGCTTACTGTAAAGTACGCAGCCAGAACGCACAGTAACAAAAACAAATGGCTTATCTGTCATTGCGCTTTCTCGAAAGCCGGCGCAGAAAAACTTGTACAAGCttgtttttcgagatttttttaagaaagtatttttcaatgtttacttAATGTAATGTGAACAAGTTGTTATGGTATTCTAGTCCCACCGATACAATCCTTACGACAATCCCTTACCTGTAAGTACCACAAGAAACCGATTTGACCCAACCCAAAAAAAACCTTCCTTCTTATCCCCCTTATCAAACCAATTTCCTCAATCCAGCATCTTCTTCAAACATCAACCGTATCGATTAGTCATGGAGCACCAAACCGAAATCATCCTGACCGTGCTGGGAATCGCGTTCGTGCACGGCCTTGTGTTCTACCTGGTATCCCGCAAGCCGCGCACCAACATCCGCGGCCGCCACGTCCTGGTGACGGGCGGCTCCAGCGGCATTGGCCTCTGGGCGGCGGCCGAATGTGTCCGGTTGGGCGCTAACGTGACCATCGTGGCCAGGAATGTTAAGCTGCTGGGTAAGCACTAAAATTTAGCATTAAATCAGCACTGTGTTAGCATTATCGGACGATATAGAgctaattttcatgttttctctACAGAGAAGGCCAAAGAACAGCTGCTGGGTTATAAGACTCGCGAGGATCAACGCATCGAGTTCCGATCGGTTGATCTAGCCAAGAGTTACGAGTCGGTGGAGAGCGCCCTCAAGGAGATCGAACAATCCTCCGGTCAGCCGATCTTCATGCTGGTCAACTGCGCTGGAATGGCCATCTGTGGAACCGTCGAAGACACGACCCCCGAGGACGCCCGGCTCCTTATGGACGTGAACTACTTCGCGACGTTCTTCCCCACTCGGTACGTTCTGGCCAAGATGAAGGCCGCCAAGGAGGGCA
Coding sequences:
- the LOC120420481 gene encoding 3-ketodihydrosphingosine reductase; the protein is MEHQTEIILTVLGIAFVHGLVFYLVSRKPRTNIRGRHVLVTGGSSGIGLWAAAECVRLGANVTIVARNVKLLEKAKEQLLGYKTREDQRIEFRSVDLAKSYESVESALKEIEQSSGQPIFMLVNCAGMAICGTVEDTTPEDARLLMDVNYFATFFPTRYVLAKMKAAKEGIIVITASQAALVGIYGYGAYAASKFALRGLAETIAMEAKHRGVTVTLALPADTDTPGFERENQSKPEETRIISGSGGLAKPEDVGRRIVHDALKGSFFSIMGLESWILSILCVGMAPWKGPVLCVLQFYLLGPLRMVGLLIQWNFQRIIKKCAKDREQRGGQN